In the Pectinatus sottacetonis genome, AAAAAATCTGAGGTAAATATAGATATTGTAAAAATAGATATTGATAAGGAACCGGAACTTGCACAGAAATATAATGTGTCAGTAGTGCCGACACTCTATTTTATTGCTAATGGTGAATCAGTGGAAACTATGAGCGGATTTGTTCCAGAAGAAGCTTTGGTAGGTAAATTAAAGAGTTTAGCAGAAAAAAATGCTGA is a window encoding:
- the trxA gene encoding thioredoxin produces the protein MAIIHADKQLFDKMVAEKKTFLADFFATWCGPCKMLGRVFESIDKKSEVNIDIVKIDIDKEPELAQKYNVSVVPTLYFIANGESVETMSGFVPEEALVGKLKSLAEKNAE